A window of the Molothrus ater isolate BHLD 08-10-18 breed brown headed cowbird chromosome 16, BPBGC_Mater_1.1, whole genome shotgun sequence genome harbors these coding sequences:
- the GPRC5B gene encoding G-protein coupled receptor family C group 5 member B gives MKTYPAIGFLLLLAISYGSSENSSTPRGCGLDLLPQYVHLCDLDAIWGIVLEAVAGAGVLTTLLLMLILLVRLPFIKDKEKKSPLGMHFLFLFGTLGLFGLTFAFIIQEDEMVCSTRRFLWGVIFALCFSCLLAQAWRLRRLVRHGKSPSGWHLAGVATCLMLVQVIIATEWLVLTVVRENKLACSYEPMDFVMASIYVMFLMVFTMGFSFFTLCGKFKKWKKNGVCLIITLFLSILIWVAWMTMYLFGNAELQRRDKWSDPTLAIALVSSGWVFVIFHAIPEVHCTILPSQQENTPNYFDTSQPRMRETAFEEDIQLPRSYMENKAFSMDEHNAALRTAGFRNGSLGSRPSAPFRSNVYQPTEMAVVLNGGTIPTAPPSYTGRHLW, from the exons atgaaaacctacCCAGCCATTGGTTTCTTGCTGTTGTTGGCGATCAGCTATGGCTCCTCAGAGAACTCCAGCAcgccccggggctgcgggctgGACCTGCTGCCCCAGTACGTGCACCTGTGTGACCTGGACGCCATCTGGGGCATCGTGCTGGAGGCCGTGGCGGGGGCAGGTGTGCTGACCACGCTGCTGCTGATGCTGATCTTGCTGGTGAGGCTGCCCTTCATCAAGGACAAAGAGAAGAAGAGCCCCCTGGGAATGcacttcctctttctcttcGGGACTCTGGGACTGTTTGGGCTGACGTTCGCTTTCATCATCCAGGAAGATGAGATGGTGTGCTCCACCCGAAGGTTTCTCTGGGGAGTTATCTTTGCTTTGTGCTTCTCCTGCTTGCTAGCCCAGGCCTGGAGGCTCCGCAGGCTCGTTCGCCACGGCAAGAGCCCGTCTGGGTGGCACCTGGCCGGGGTGGCCACGTGCCTGATGCTGGTGCAGGTCATCATTGCGACCGAGTGGCTGGTCCTGACCGTGGTCAGGGAGAACAAGCTGGCCTGCAGCTACGAGCCCATGGATTTTGTGATGGCCTCCATTTATGTCATGTTCCTGATGGTATTTACCATGGGATTCTCGTTTTTCACTCTCTGTGGGAAGtttaagaaatggaagaaaaatggagTTTGCCTCATTATAAcgcttttcctttccattctgATTTGGGTGGCCTGGATGACCATGTACCTCTTCGGGAATGCTGAGCTCCAGAGAAGGGACAAATGGAGTGATCCCACTCTGGCTATTGCACTGGTGTCCAGTGGCTGggtgtttgttatttttcatgCCATCCCAGAGGTGCACTGTACCATCCTTCCatcacagcaggaaaacacaccCAATTATTTTGATACTTCACAGCCAAGGATGCGTGAAACCGCTTTTGAGGAAGATATACAGCTTCCTAGGAGCTACATGGAAAATAAAGCCTTTTCAATGGATGAACATAATGCAG CGCTGAGGACGGCAGGATTTCGGAACGGCAGCTTGGGCAGCCGGCCCAGTGCTCCTTTTAGAAGCAATGTTTATCAGCCAACTGAGATGGCAGTTGTGCTAAATGGTGGGACT ATACCAACTGCTCCGCCAAGTTACACTGGACGACACCTCTGGTGA